In the genome of Cryptomeria japonica chromosome 8, Sugi_1.0, whole genome shotgun sequence, one region contains:
- the LOC131046054 gene encoding putative pentatricopeptide repeat-containing protein At3g23330 codes for MTARHAQNSLVENSLEIFKKMQLADVELNSATFSSILPACAKMGALDEGMKIHRKVFEDGFSSDVIVVTALIDMYAKCGNLQKAHELFDGIPQQDVVSWTAIIAGYAQNGFVDKALEIFKHMQFSGVKPKFNNFCQPSSTPVLRFGVGCERPSSNDLVAITLADMNAKCGRT; via the coding sequence ATGACTGCAAGACATGCACAAAATAGCCTTGTGGAAAACTCTTTAGAGATTTTTAAGAAAATGCAGTTGGCAGATGTAGAGCTCAACTCagcaaccttttccagcatcctccctgcgtgcGCCAAAATGGGAGCCTTGGACGAGGGTATGAAAATCCATCGAAAAGTGTTTGAAGACGGATTTTCTTCAGATGTTATAGTTGTGACAGCcttgatagacatgtatgcaaaatgtggaaatctACAGAAGGCACATGAATTGTTTGACGGTATACCTCAACAAGATGTGGTTTCATGGACTGCAATTATCGCTGGATATGCACAGAATGGGTTTGTTGATAAAGCTTTGGAGATATTCAAGCATATGCAATTTTCAGGTGTAAAGCCCAAATTCAACAACTTCTGCCAGCCTTCCTCTACGCCAGTGCTAAGGTTTGGAGTAGGCTGTGAACGTCCATCATCGAATGACTTAGTTGCTATTACCTTGGCCGATATGAATGCAAAGTGTGGAAGAACATAG
- the LOC131060591 gene encoding putative pentatricopeptide repeat-containing protein At3g23330 yields the protein MTARHAQNSLVENSLEIFKKMQLADVELNSATFSSILPACAKMGALDEGMKIHRKVFEDGFSSDVIVVTALIDMYAKCGNLQKAHELFDGIPQQDVVSWTAIVAGYAQNGFVDKALEIFKHMQFSGVKPKFNNFCQPSSTPVLRFGVGCERPSSNDLVAITLADMNAKCGRT from the coding sequence ATGACTGCAAGACATGCACAAAATAGCCTTGTGGAAAACTCTTTAGAGATTTTTAAGAAAATGCAGTTGGCAGATGTAGAGCTCAACTCagcaaccttttccagcatcctccctgcgtgcGCCAAAATGGGAGCCTTGGACGAGGGTATGAAAATCCATCGAAAAGTGTTTGAAGACGGATTTTCTTCAGATGTTATAGTTGTGACAGCcttgatagacatgtatgcaaaatgtggaaatctACAGAAGGCACATGAATTGTTTGACGGTATACCTCAACAAGATGTGGTTTCATGGACTGCAATTGTCGCTGGATATGCACAGAATGGGTTTGTTGATAAAGCTTTGGAGATATTCAAGCATATGCAATTTTCAGGTGTAAAGCCCAAATTCAACAACTTCTGCCAGCCTTCCTCTACGCCAGTGCTAAGGTTTGGAGTAGGCTGTGAACGTCCATCATCGAATGACTTAGTTGCTATTACCTTGGCCGATATGAATGCAAAGTGTGGAAGAACATAG